A stretch of the Arthrobacter stackebrandtii genome encodes the following:
- a CDS encoding LysM peptidoglycan-binding domain-containing protein → MSSPRPTATGAKQLAAVATAAIPVVMLSSLSLAGPAAAAPAKAEMKPSGSHGALNGKAIVAAVQARTLGSNVSVTAVASSVPRAVTAMSPGQQTSVTGFLRTAPATVHTVAAGETVSGIAAGYGVSTGSVLERNNMAASDIIHPGQLLQISGTAPAAQPDAGAGRAPSNEYIVKAGDTLSGIAASQGTSLESLYSLNGLNHSSVIHPGQAVKFGASPAAPAPAAASEKTPAPSGTAYVIKAGDTLSSIAAAHNVSLGALVAANNADANATIYPGKTLQIPGVSAAASNITPITAVPETAPVELTPEQQVPSTFLHYTYPQAVVNDANRNKLALLSAPSPNQEQMKEMVARTAASMGVDPALAMAFAMQESGFNHQSVSPANAIGTMQVIPDAGDWASGLVGRTLNLLDPQDNVTAGVAIIRALQQGGVSEDEAIAGYYQGQYSVSVNGLFPDTVNYVAGIKANRELFR, encoded by the coding sequence ATGAGTTCCCCACGTCCCACGGCCACAGGCGCCAAGCAGCTGGCAGCCGTCGCCACTGCTGCCATCCCCGTTGTCATGCTCTCGTCCCTCTCCCTTGCCGGCCCCGCAGCCGCCGCACCGGCCAAAGCCGAGATGAAGCCCTCCGGCAGCCACGGCGCCCTGAACGGGAAAGCCATCGTCGCGGCCGTCCAGGCACGCACCCTCGGCAGCAACGTCTCCGTCACCGCGGTGGCCAGCTCCGTGCCCCGCGCGGTGACCGCCATGAGCCCGGGACAGCAAACGTCCGTCACCGGGTTCCTGCGCACGGCCCCGGCCACCGTCCACACAGTGGCTGCCGGTGAGACCGTCTCCGGGATCGCTGCCGGCTACGGCGTTTCAACCGGCTCCGTGCTGGAACGCAACAACATGGCAGCTTCAGACATCATCCACCCCGGGCAGCTCCTGCAGATTTCCGGCACCGCCCCCGCGGCCCAGCCGGACGCCGGGGCGGGCCGTGCGCCGTCGAACGAGTACATTGTCAAGGCAGGGGACACCCTCAGCGGCATTGCCGCCAGCCAGGGCACCAGCCTGGAAAGCCTGTACTCACTCAACGGCCTCAACCACTCGTCGGTGATCCACCCCGGGCAGGCCGTCAAGTTCGGCGCCAGCCCGGCGGCGCCGGCACCTGCCGCGGCATCCGAGAAGACGCCGGCACCCTCGGGAACGGCATACGTCATCAAGGCCGGGGACACGCTGTCCTCGATTGCCGCGGCGCACAACGTGAGCCTGGGCGCGCTGGTGGCGGCCAACAACGCCGATGCGAACGCCACCATCTACCCCGGGAAGACACTGCAGATCCCGGGCGTCAGCGCAGCCGCAAGCAACATCACGCCCATCACTGCCGTGCCCGAAACCGCGCCCGTGGAGCTGACCCCGGAGCAGCAGGTGCCCAGCACCTTCCTGCACTACACCTACCCGCAGGCCGTGGTGAACGACGCCAACCGCAACAAACTGGCGCTGTTGTCGGCACCCTCCCCCAACCAGGAGCAGATGAAGGAAATGGTGGCCCGCACGGCTGCCAGCATGGGCGTGGACCCTGCCCTTGCCATGGCCTTTGCGATGCAGGAATCCGGTTTCAACCACCAGTCGGTCTCCCCCGCCAACGCCATCGGCACCATGCAGGTCATCCCCGACGCCGGCGACTGGGCCTCGGGCCTGGTGGGCCGGACGCTGAACCTGCTGGACCCGCAGGACAACGTCACGGCGGGCGTGGCCATCATCCGGGCGCTGCAGCAGGGCGGCGTCAGCGAGGACGAGGCCATCGCCGGCTACTATCAGGGCCAGTACTCGGTCAGCGTCAACGGCTTGTTCCCGGACACCGTCAACTACGTTGCCGGCATCAAGGCCAACCGCGAGCTCTTCCGCTAG
- a CDS encoding lysophospholipid acyltransferase family protein, which translates to MIYWVLKKIFLGPILKVLFRPWTKGLDNLPTEGPAVLASNHLSFSDSIFMPLMVPRPVVFLAKSDYFTGRGIKGRLTAAFFKLTNQLPMDRSGGAASAGSLQTGVDVLKDGGLLGIYPEGTRSPDGRLYRGKVGVAKLVLTANVPVIPVAMIGTDKVQPIGRRIPTIRRLGVIFGEPMDFSRYQGMADDRFVQRSVTDEIMYELMRLSGQEYVDSYASTVKDKMAADKTAKTSPDAVRLEPKTGPAPGAVTVIGAKKEPETPEPGTR; encoded by the coding sequence GTGATCTATTGGGTACTGAAGAAGATTTTTCTTGGCCCCATCCTGAAGGTGCTGTTCCGTCCCTGGACCAAGGGCCTGGACAACCTTCCGACCGAGGGTCCCGCCGTGCTGGCCAGCAATCACCTCTCGTTTTCAGACTCCATCTTCATGCCCCTCATGGTCCCGCGCCCCGTGGTGTTCCTGGCCAAAAGCGACTACTTCACCGGCCGCGGCATCAAGGGCAGGCTCACGGCGGCGTTTTTCAAGCTGACCAACCAGCTGCCCATGGACCGCTCCGGCGGCGCCGCGTCGGCAGGTTCCCTGCAGACGGGCGTGGATGTGCTCAAGGATGGCGGCCTGCTGGGCATTTACCCCGAGGGCACCCGCAGCCCCGACGGACGGCTCTACCGTGGCAAGGTGGGCGTGGCCAAGCTGGTGCTCACGGCCAACGTCCCCGTCATCCCCGTCGCGATGATCGGCACCGACAAGGTCCAGCCCATTGGCCGGCGCATCCCCACGATCCGCCGCCTGGGCGTCATTTTCGGTGAGCCCATGGATTTCAGCCGCTACCAGGGCATGGCCGACGACCGCTTCGTCCAGCGCTCCGTCACGGACGAGATCATGTACGAGCTCATGCGCCTGTCGGGCCAGGAATATGTTGACTCCTACGCCTCCACCGTCAAGGACAAGATGGCGGCCGACAAGACGGCCAAGACCTCCCCGGATGCGGTCCGCCTGGAACCGAAAACCGGGCCGGCGCCGGGCGCCGTCACCGTCATCGGCGCCAAGAAGGAACCGGAAACACCGGAGCCAGGCACCCGCTAG
- a CDS encoding Stk1 family PASTA domain-containing Ser/Thr kinase, producing MQEVSADPLIGSIVDGRYQVLSKVADGGMSTVYRAKDLRLGRHIALKILPAELASNAAFIAALGSEAASAASLSHPHVVQIHDHAVSPEHAYLVYEFIDGHTLRDVIRQRAPLSPRTALDLLDPVVEGLAAAHAAGIVHRDVKPENVLISRQGWVKIGDFGLSHAASAANLTGELLGTVHYIAPELALRRGSDARSDIYSAGIVLYELLTGKKPFTGTDRDIVTAQARQDVPAPSLLVPGLPAVMDELVRYMTEKDPDHRPADGAALLEDLRHIRRTLDTGEPEVGSPAADANSRTEVIAAPFDQEFANTGEFTEAIPSEATTVIAATSFATSVMPLPSSLYPDLPDAGHPAAADPGTDPAPASGDGGADDAPPARLSKRQAKALDKTERKQALREASTPRTTLGPAHPRRRALLWTLLVVFLAVLAAAAGWFLGFGPGALADVPDVHNKTVPQATELLRTAGFDNVPTSGIFDEKVAEGFVVNTDPSAGESLRKFSAVTLLVSRGPVLFAVPQVAGGTLDAAKTALADGNLAVGSVTEQYDEKVPAGVVLSQDPAAGEEFRGNTAVNLVVSLGPKPIPVPAVTGLPQADAEAALQAAGLVAAVAPEQQNSVSVPAGSVLSQSPDSGELKAGDTVTLTISMGPKMIDVPSMVGKQVGAATAELKALGFEVEVKNLLGGFFGTVRFQTPDGGQAPEGSTIVLQVI from the coding sequence GTGCAAGAAGTCTCCGCTGACCCCCTGATCGGGTCCATTGTCGATGGCCGCTACCAGGTTCTCTCCAAGGTGGCGGACGGCGGCATGTCCACTGTCTACCGGGCCAAGGACCTCCGGCTGGGCCGGCACATTGCGCTGAAAATCCTCCCGGCCGAGCTCGCCAGCAACGCGGCGTTTATCGCTGCACTGGGCAGCGAGGCCGCCAGCGCAGCCAGCCTCTCGCACCCGCACGTGGTCCAGATCCACGACCACGCAGTGAGCCCCGAGCACGCCTACCTTGTCTATGAGTTCATCGACGGCCACACCCTGCGCGACGTCATCAGGCAGCGCGCCCCGCTGAGCCCCCGCACGGCCCTGGACCTGCTGGACCCCGTGGTGGAAGGGCTCGCCGCAGCCCACGCGGCCGGGATCGTCCACCGCGACGTCAAGCCGGAGAACGTGCTGATCTCCCGCCAGGGCTGGGTCAAGATCGGGGATTTCGGCCTCTCCCACGCCGCCAGCGCCGCGAACCTCACCGGCGAGCTCCTCGGCACCGTCCACTACATTGCCCCCGAGCTGGCACTGCGCCGCGGCAGTGACGCGCGCAGCGACATCTACTCCGCCGGGATCGTCCTCTACGAACTCCTCACCGGGAAGAAGCCGTTCACCGGCACGGACCGGGACATTGTCACGGCGCAGGCGCGCCAGGACGTGCCCGCCCCGTCGCTGCTGGTGCCGGGCCTGCCCGCCGTCATGGATGAGCTGGTCCGCTACATGACGGAGAAGGACCCCGACCACCGCCCGGCAGACGGCGCTGCGCTGCTCGAGGACCTGCGCCACATCCGCCGGACCCTGGACACCGGCGAGCCGGAAGTCGGCAGCCCTGCCGCCGACGCAAACTCGCGCACCGAGGTCATCGCCGCGCCCTTTGACCAGGAATTTGCCAACACCGGGGAGTTCACCGAGGCGATTCCATCCGAGGCCACCACCGTCATTGCGGCCACCAGTTTCGCCACCTCCGTCATGCCCCTTCCTTCTTCCCTGTATCCGGACCTGCCCGACGCCGGACACCCCGCCGCCGCTGATCCCGGCACCGACCCTGCGCCTGCTTCCGGAGACGGCGGGGCTGACGATGCACCCCCGGCCAGGCTCTCCAAGCGGCAGGCGAAGGCACTGGACAAGACTGAGAGGAAGCAGGCCCTGAGGGAGGCATCCACTCCGCGAACCACGCTGGGACCGGCGCATCCACGCCGCCGGGCCCTGCTGTGGACCCTGCTTGTGGTGTTCCTTGCCGTGCTCGCCGCGGCTGCCGGCTGGTTCCTGGGCTTTGGTCCCGGCGCCCTCGCCGATGTACCCGATGTGCACAACAAGACTGTCCCGCAGGCCACCGAACTGCTCCGCACGGCGGGTTTCGACAATGTGCCAACCTCAGGCATCTTTGACGAAAAGGTGGCGGAGGGCTTCGTGGTCAACACGGACCCGTCCGCCGGGGAGTCGCTGCGCAAATTCAGCGCCGTGACGCTGCTGGTCTCGCGCGGCCCGGTCCTCTTCGCCGTCCCCCAGGTGGCGGGCGGCACCCTCGACGCCGCCAAGACGGCCCTGGCCGACGGGAACCTGGCCGTGGGAAGCGTCACCGAGCAGTATGACGAAAAGGTCCCGGCCGGCGTCGTGCTGTCCCAGGACCCCGCCGCAGGCGAGGAGTTCCGCGGCAACACAGCCGTGAACCTGGTGGTTTCGCTCGGCCCCAAACCGATTCCCGTGCCAGCCGTCACCGGCCTGCCCCAGGCCGACGCCGAAGCCGCACTGCAGGCTGCGGGACTCGTGGCGGCCGTGGCCCCCGAGCAGCAGAACAGCGTGAGCGTTCCTGCCGGCTCCGTGCTGTCGCAGTCCCCCGACTCCGGTGAACTCAAGGCCGGCGACACCGTCACGCTGACCATTTCCATGGGACCCAAGATGATAGACGTCCCCAGCATGGTCGGCAAGCAGGTGGGTGCCGCAACAGCCGAGCTCAAGGCGCTGGGCTTCGAGGTCGAGGTGAAGAACCTGCTGGGCGGCTTCTTTGGGACCGTCCGCTTCCAGACGCCCGACGGCGGACAGGCCCCCGAAGGCTCCACGATCGTCCTGCAGGTCATCTAG
- a CDS encoding Rv2175c family DNA-binding protein: MWEPLCVSNVENIVKEWLPLPDVAEMLDVSITKVHALVKDGSLLSARVGERNIRAVPAEFISGDHVLESLRGTITVLHDAGFEDEEAILWLFTDDESLPGRPIDALREGRKTEIRRRASALGW; this comes from the coding sequence ATGTGGGAACCTTTGTGTGTGAGTAATGTTGAAAACATAGTTAAAGAGTGGTTGCCCCTGCCTGATGTGGCCGAGATGCTGGACGTCTCGATCACCAAGGTCCACGCGCTGGTCAAGGACGGGTCCCTGCTGTCCGCCCGCGTGGGGGAGCGCAACATCCGCGCAGTCCCCGCCGAGTTCATCTCCGGCGACCATGTGCTGGAAAGCCTGCGCGGGACCATCACGGTCCTCCATGACGCAGGATTTGAAGATGAAGAAGCCATTTTGTGGCTGTTCACCGACGACGAGTCGTTGCCCGGCCGGCCCATCGACGCCCTGCGCGAGGGACGCAAGACCGAGATCCGCCGCCGCGCATCAGCCCTGGGCTGGTAG
- a CDS encoding class II 3-deoxy-7-phosphoheptulonate synthase — protein sequence MTDLTLNAVSAPAAGISVPGAAVYPGLDDWRDLPIAQQPTWSEHPSFGPTVKELSSVPPLVFAGEVDVLRSRLAQAAQGKAFLLQGGDCAETFEAATADKISSRVKTILQMAVVLTYGAQLPVIKMGRMAGQFAKPRSSNDETRDGVTLPAYRGDIVNGFDFTAESRQHNPERMLKAYHTSASTLNLIRAFTQGGFADLRSVHEWNRGFTSNPAHSRYERLAKEIDSAIKFMASCGADFEALKTVEFFASHEALLLDYERALTRIDSRTGLPYDTSAHFLWIGERTRDLDQAHVEFLSRVRNPIGVKLGPTTSADDALALIEKLDPNREPGRLTFITRMGANNIREKLPNLVEKVTASGAQVLWVTDPMHGNTVTSPNGYKTRRFDDVIDEVRGFFEVHQAQGTFPGGVHVEMTGDDVAECLGGADPIDQEAFLTGYESVCDPRLNHKQSLELAFLISEELRKSV from the coding sequence GTGACTGATCTAACTTTGAACGCCGTTTCCGCACCCGCTGCCGGTATTTCCGTCCCCGGTGCCGCTGTCTACCCAGGACTGGACGACTGGCGCGATCTGCCCATTGCGCAGCAGCCCACCTGGTCCGAGCACCCCTCCTTTGGCCCCACGGTGAAGGAACTGTCCTCCGTGCCGCCGCTCGTGTTTGCCGGGGAGGTCGACGTGCTGCGCTCCCGCCTGGCACAGGCCGCACAGGGCAAGGCGTTCCTGCTGCAGGGCGGCGACTGCGCCGAAACCTTCGAGGCTGCCACCGCCGACAAGATCAGCTCGCGCGTCAAGACCATCCTGCAGATGGCAGTGGTGCTGACGTACGGCGCGCAGCTGCCCGTCATCAAGATGGGCCGCATGGCCGGCCAGTTCGCCAAGCCGCGCTCCTCCAATGATGAAACACGCGACGGCGTGACCCTCCCCGCATACCGTGGAGACATCGTCAACGGCTTCGACTTCACCGCAGAGTCCCGCCAGCACAACCCCGAGCGCATGCTCAAGGCGTACCACACCTCGGCTTCCACGCTGAACCTGATTCGCGCCTTCACCCAGGGCGGTTTCGCGGACCTGCGCAGCGTCCACGAGTGGAACCGCGGCTTCACCTCCAACCCGGCTCACAGCCGCTACGAGCGCCTAGCCAAGGAAATCGACAGCGCCATCAAGTTCATGGCCTCCTGCGGCGCCGACTTCGAGGCGTTGAAGACCGTCGAGTTCTTCGCCAGCCACGAAGCCCTGCTGCTGGACTACGAGCGCGCCCTGACCCGCATCGACTCCCGCACCGGCCTGCCCTACGACACCTCCGCACACTTCCTGTGGATCGGTGAGCGCACCCGCGACCTCGACCAGGCGCACGTCGAATTCCTCTCCCGCGTCCGCAACCCGATCGGCGTCAAGCTCGGCCCCACCACGTCGGCCGACGACGCACTGGCCCTGATTGAGAAGCTCGACCCCAACCGCGAGCCCGGCCGCCTGACATTCATCACCCGCATGGGCGCCAACAACATCCGCGAGAAGCTCCCGAACCTGGTGGAGAAGGTCACAGCCTCCGGCGCCCAGGTCCTGTGGGTCACCGACCCCATGCACGGCAACACGGTCACCTCGCCCAACGGATACAAGACGCGCCGCTTCGACGACGTCATCGACGAGGTCCGCGGCTTCTTCGAGGTCCATCAGGCGCAGGGCACCTTCCCGGGCGGCGTGCACGTGGAGATGACCGGCGACGACGTGGCCGAGTGCCTCGGCGGTGCCGACCCCATCGACCAGGAGGCGTTCCTCACCGGCTACGAGTCCGTCTGCGACCCCCGCCTGAACCACAAGCAGTCCCTCGAGCTGGCGTTCCTCATCTCGGAGGAACTGCGCAAGTCGGTCTAA
- a CDS encoding transposase, with product MTIVAEKFAYVIGVDTHARTHTYAITAARTGACLGCEVFPVTAAGIKRAIGWIRRNTTGAVLAAVEGTRSYGASLTRALTAENMPVVEAKPPWKKARGGAGKTDAIDAMAAATGILGTDTGRLLFPRIEGTRAAVSVLLAGRRRLEGQTTANRNALNALVREIDLGLDTREALTDKTVAEIGSWRPRPSDTVEQQTGREEASHLAREITAAAVRIKANEARLGRLCQELAPGLQDQPGLGPVTVTVGIILAAYSHHGRVRDEAAFASLAGVSPLQASSGNTTRHRLNRTGDRQLNMALDVVARTRMRCNQKTRDFVERRTKEGLSYREIKRVLKRYIARDIFRQLEKIFA from the coding sequence ATGACTATCGTTGCAGAAAAGTTTGCCTACGTCATCGGTGTTGACACCCATGCTAGGACCCACACCTATGCCATCACCGCCGCAAGAACCGGGGCGTGTCTGGGATGTGAGGTGTTCCCCGTTACCGCCGCCGGCATCAAGCGCGCGATCGGCTGGATCCGACGCAACACCACCGGTGCCGTCCTGGCCGCGGTGGAGGGAACCCGCTCCTACGGGGCCTCCCTGACCCGGGCCCTGACCGCGGAGAACATGCCCGTGGTGGAGGCGAAACCGCCGTGGAAGAAGGCCCGCGGCGGGGCCGGGAAGACCGATGCCATCGACGCCATGGCGGCCGCAACAGGCATCCTGGGCACCGATACCGGCCGGCTGCTGTTTCCCCGCATCGAGGGCACCAGGGCCGCGGTGAGCGTGCTGCTGGCCGGCAGGCGCCGCCTGGAGGGCCAGACCACCGCCAACCGCAACGCCCTGAACGCCCTGGTGCGCGAAATCGATCTCGGCCTTGACACCCGCGAAGCCCTGACCGACAAGACGGTCGCCGAGATCGGCTCGTGGCGGCCGCGCCCCAGCGACACCGTGGAGCAGCAGACCGGGCGGGAGGAAGCCTCCCACCTCGCCCGGGAGATCACCGCCGCGGCCGTGCGGATCAAGGCGAACGAGGCCCGGCTGGGCCGGCTGTGTCAGGAACTCGCCCCGGGCCTGCAGGACCAGCCCGGGCTCGGGCCCGTGACCGTGACCGTCGGGATCATCCTGGCCGCCTACTCCCACCACGGCAGGGTCCGCGACGAGGCCGCGTTCGCCTCCCTCGCCGGGGTCTCACCCCTGCAGGCCTCCTCCGGGAACACCACCCGGCACCGCCTGAACCGCACCGGGGACAGGCAGCTGAACATGGCCCTGGACGTCGTCGCCAGAACCCGCATGCGCTGCAACCAGAAAACCAGGGACTTCGTCGAACGCCGCACCAAGGAAGGCCTCAGCTACCGCGAGATCAAACGAGTCCTCAAGCGCTACATAGCACGCGACATCTTCCGCCAACTCGAGAAGATATTCGCTTGA
- a CDS encoding polyprenyl synthetase family protein — MNATPDTAAATMAAEHEAFIAAVATQLNSFLAEKRVLMEGISPATLVLVDSIKTLVTGGKRMRALLCYWGWRGAGGAADAPAIIAAGAALELFQAAALIHDDIIDRSDTRRGGPSVHRQFSTLHSDSGWALDDERFGHAAAILTGDLCLSLSEEMFAGIGAGAASRARAVFNLMRTEVMAGQYLDILEEVAGPSKPHETAVARASAIIRYKSAKYSSEHPLVLGGALAGASAELLGGYSAFALPLGEAFQLRDDVLGVFGDPAQTGKPAGDDLREGKRTVLVGLTIDNAGETDRTFVDRNLGRQDLSDADIERMCAIMVDSGALARTEDMIGELSGTAFAALARLPIDASVAGALSALGRGAVSRTA; from the coding sequence ATGAACGCAACGCCTGACACCGCTGCCGCCACCATGGCAGCCGAGCATGAGGCATTCATTGCCGCCGTCGCAACCCAACTGAACAGCTTCCTGGCGGAAAAGCGCGTGCTCATGGAAGGCATCTCCCCCGCCACGCTGGTGCTGGTGGATTCCATCAAGACCCTGGTCACGGGCGGCAAACGGATGCGTGCCCTGCTGTGCTACTGGGGCTGGCGCGGGGCGGGCGGGGCCGCGGACGCCCCGGCCATCATCGCGGCAGGAGCGGCACTGGAACTTTTCCAGGCGGCCGCACTGATCCACGACGACATCATTGACCGTTCAGACACCCGCCGCGGCGGCCCCAGTGTGCACCGGCAGTTCAGCACGCTGCACAGCGACAGCGGCTGGGCCCTGGACGACGAGCGCTTTGGCCATGCAGCCGCCATCCTGACGGGCGATCTCTGCCTCTCGCTGAGCGAGGAAATGTTTGCCGGCATCGGCGCCGGCGCGGCCAGCCGGGCCCGGGCGGTGTTCAACCTGATGCGCACCGAAGTCATGGCCGGGCAGTACCTGGACATCCTGGAAGAGGTGGCCGGGCCGTCCAAGCCGCATGAGACCGCGGTGGCCCGCGCGTCGGCCATCATCCGGTACAAGAGCGCAAAGTACTCCTCGGAGCATCCGCTGGTGCTCGGCGGCGCCCTGGCCGGGGCGTCCGCGGAGTTGCTGGGCGGCTACAGCGCCTTTGCCCTGCCGCTGGGCGAGGCGTTCCAGCTGCGCGACGACGTCCTGGGCGTCTTCGGCGACCCGGCCCAGACGGGCAAGCCCGCCGGCGACGACCTGCGCGAGGGCAAGCGCACTGTGCTGGTGGGGCTCACCATCGACAACGCGGGCGAAACGGACCGCACCTTTGTCGACCGGAACCTGGGCCGCCAGGACCTCAGCGATGCCGACATTGAGCGCATGTGCGCCATCATGGTCGACTCCGGGGCGCTTGCACGCACGGAGGACATGATCGGCGAGCTAAGCGGCACGGCCTTCGCCGCGCTCGCCCGGCTGCCGATCGATGCGTCCGTTGCCGGGGCGCTGTCGGCGCTGGGCCGCGGCGCGGTGTCACGAACCGCCTAG
- a CDS encoding alpha/beta hydrolase, producing the protein MKQSFGSQDAPAPGEDRTGNHGQDASVHGAFRSAGHGSLARVGVAVCHGFTGSPISMRAWSEHLADEGFAVNMPLLAGHGTSWQELSKTPWEHWYRDFEAAYLELAGRCDTVFVAGMSMGGALALRVAALHPVAGLALVNPGLTFDDPRARYSGLLKHVLKSVPAIGDDIKAPGISEGAYTRTPVAAVHELSQLFADTISLLPRVSAPALVFRSTVDHVVPDSSIDILHERIGSRNVQLVPLENSYHVATMDNDAPLIFSESAAFFQRNLHAI; encoded by the coding sequence ATGAAGCAGTCTTTTGGTTCCCAGGATGCACCGGCGCCCGGGGAAGACCGGACGGGCAATCACGGGCAGGACGCATCCGTCCACGGCGCCTTCCGGTCCGCGGGCCACGGCAGCCTGGCCCGCGTGGGCGTGGCCGTATGCCACGGATTCACCGGCTCCCCCATCAGCATGCGGGCGTGGAGCGAGCATCTCGCCGACGAGGGCTTCGCCGTGAACATGCCGCTGCTGGCGGGCCACGGCACCTCGTGGCAGGAGCTGTCCAAGACGCCCTGGGAACATTGGTACAGGGACTTCGAGGCGGCCTACCTGGAGCTCGCGGGCCGCTGCGACACCGTGTTCGTGGCCGGCATGTCCATGGGCGGCGCCCTCGCACTGCGGGTGGCCGCCCTCCACCCGGTGGCAGGCCTGGCGCTGGTCAACCCGGGACTGACTTTCGACGACCCCCGGGCCAGGTACTCGGGCCTGCTCAAACACGTGCTGAAGAGTGTTCCCGCCATCGGCGACGACATCAAGGCCCCCGGGATCAGCGAGGGGGCCTACACCCGGACTCCCGTTGCCGCCGTCCATGAACTCTCCCAGCTGTTCGCCGACACGATCTCACTACTGCCGCGGGTGAGCGCCCCGGCCCTGGTGTTCCGCTCAACTGTTGACCATGTGGTCCCGGACTCCAGCATTGACATCCTGCACGAACGCATTGGGAGCCGCAACGTCCAGCTGGTTCCCCTGGAAAACAGCTACCATGTAGCCACCATGGACAATGACGCACCCTTGATCTTTTCCGAATCCGCGGCATTCTTTCAAAGGAACCTTCATGCAATCTGA
- a CDS encoding ROK family glucokinase → MVFPPSRIPDTTATLRPDSPTGAGPGGRVPLAVGIDIGGTKVAAGVVDGRGRILAELRRSTPGRDPRAVEQVIVELVGELAARHDIEAVGIGAAGWMDLAGARVVFSPHLAWRDEPLQATMESLLGRPVLITNDADAAAWAEWRFGAGRGHERLIMLTLGTGIGGALMIDGRVERGSFGMAGEFGHQIIMPGGHRCECGNRGCWEQYASGNALGREGRELAKKHSPMAAGLLDAVQGRHKDITGNVVTELALAGEATAMELVAEVGDWLGLGIANLSAALDPALFIIGGGLSAAGGLMLEPARRAYSRNLTGRGYRQEAVIAAAQLGPTAGLVGAADLARARLAAEAGPGQGA, encoded by the coding sequence ATGGTCTTCCCGCCGTCCCGCATCCCGGACACCACTGCAACCCTCCGTCCCGATTCACCGACCGGGGCCGGCCCCGGGGGTCGCGTGCCGCTGGCCGTGGGCATCGACATTGGCGGCACCAAGGTTGCCGCAGGGGTGGTGGACGGCCGGGGCCGGATTCTCGCCGAGCTGCGCCGCTCCACGCCGGGACGCGACCCGCGCGCCGTCGAACAGGTCATCGTGGAACTGGTGGGCGAACTCGCCGCGCGGCATGACATCGAAGCGGTCGGCATCGGCGCCGCCGGCTGGATGGACCTGGCCGGGGCCCGGGTGGTGTTTAGCCCGCACCTGGCCTGGCGCGATGAGCCGCTGCAGGCCACCATGGAATCCCTCCTGGGCCGGCCGGTGCTGATCACGAACGACGCCGACGCGGCTGCCTGGGCGGAATGGCGGTTCGGGGCCGGACGGGGACACGAGCGGCTCATCATGCTCACCCTCGGCACGGGCATTGGCGGGGCCCTCATGATTGACGGGCGCGTCGAGCGCGGCAGTTTTGGCATGGCGGGGGAGTTCGGCCACCAGATCATCATGCCGGGCGGGCACCGCTGCGAATGCGGCAACCGGGGCTGCTGGGAGCAGTACGCGTCGGGCAATGCCCTGGGCCGCGAGGGCAGGGAACTGGCCAAGAAGCATTCGCCGATGGCTGCGGGGCTGCTTGACGCGGTCCAGGGCCGGCACAAGGACATCACCGGCAACGTCGTCACCGAGCTGGCACTGGCGGGCGAGGCCACAGCGATGGAGCTGGTGGCCGAAGTGGGGGACTGGCTGGGGCTGGGCATTGCCAACCTGTCGGCGGCCCTTGACCCGGCGCTCTTCATCATCGGCGGCGGACTCAGCGCAGCAGGCGGGCTCATGCTGGAGCCTGCCCGACGCGCCTACTCACGCAACCTCACCGGGCGCGGGTACCGGCAGGAGGCGGTCATTGCGGCCGCGCAGCTGGGGCCGACGGCGGGACTGGTGGGGGCTGCCGACCTGGCCAGGGCGCGCCTTGCCGCCGAGGCGGGGCCCGGCCAAGGCGCCTGA